The region TTTTCAATGTGCACCTGTTTTTGAACACACTCCAGGCGGTTCTGCAAATAGTGGTGATTTCTTATAAAATGGTAGTAGAATTGAACTTCTCTGAGCTCTGGGTATGgctattttttctaaaaagcATGGTCGATTTGCTCATTCTAACGTTAGCTATTCAAGAAGCAGTCAATCAGTTTAGATACATTCGGGAACATGTAGTGGATATGTTCTTTGTCAGCAGGTCAAAAGATTGGATCAGGTCGGTGAGTACATTTATTAATTGAGTTCTAATGGTGTTATTACTAATTTTCTTTGGCTTTAGGTTGAAATGTTTGCCGTCCACCTTAACCTGAACGAGTTGAGGGTTCGTCCCTTGGGCATTTTTGATGTGTCGAACCAACTATTTCTTTCAGTAGCATCTGGAATGGTGGGTTACCTAGTTTTTGTCGTACAGAGTGTAATGCAGATTCGCGGGGAATAGCTCGAatgctgtaaataaatataaaaataaaaacaatattatttatgggAACCTAATATAAAAGCAGTGTTAAAATtgatgtaaataaaattgtaatagATAACCTATTTTACTAGAAACTTTGGTTTCTACTTAAATATTACGTTAATATTCaggaattatatatataaacaatgTTTCTAATTggttttacaattttgcaGGACCTCTGTCTGTAAAGTTAGCCTTAGACTATCAGTACAATATTTAATCCTTTTAATATTATTGACTTAAGGCTAACGACAACATGTATGGTAGatgaacaaataaacaaacaaaaaaggcCTGCTAGAAAAATAGTACCAGGAGCCGGGGGAGCTAAGAATACTGGGACTTCAAAGGAACACTCTTCAGTCATGATTGAACGTCTTAGGAAGGTGAGCTTGCCAGTTGTTTCGTCGGCTATCCTGGTTTGCAGTTACCACTATGCCAGGCTCCTGGGAGTGGTTTGCTTTGACATCGGACAAAGGACCTCCGACAAGTCCTTGGTGGGTCGCAATCGGTACCGATTCAAGTGGTACTGCCTGAGCCTACGACTCGTTAGCGCCACTTCAGTGTGCTGTTTCTGTGCTCCTTACGTGGCTGAAATCGTGGATCCCTACGAGAGGATGCTACAGTGCCTCCGTCTTTCGGCCAGCCTCATATGCGGCATCTGCATCATAGCAGTTCAGATTGGCTACGAAAAGGAGCTGCTTCGGATGATCAACAGTTTCCTGCGGCTTTTTCAACGAGTTCGTCGCTTGTCCTCCTTGAAAAGGATTGGATTCGGCGGCAAGCGGGAGTTCTTTCTGCTCCTCATCAAATTCATCTGCTTGGTCTACGAACTGTACTGTGAGCTCTGCCAACTGGGGAGTCTACACACCTATCTATCCTGGGTTACCATGTTGTTCGAAATTATCCTGGAAGTTGGCTCTCTGATGATTATACATATTGGCTTCTTTGGATACCTTAGTATAGCCGCTCTGTACTCCGAGATTAATAGATTTGTGCGTGTTGAGTTACGACGGCAGCTAAGATCCCTGGAGCGTCCTGGCGGAGGTCCTGTAAGTAGACGACAACTTAGGATCGTAGAAAATCGCCTGGATGAGTGCATATCTGTTTATGATGAAATCGAACGAGTGGGCCGACTATTTCATCGCTTGTTGGAGATACCCGTTCTTATAATTCTGGTGGGAAAGATATTTGCCACCACGGTTTTGTCCTACGAGGTGATCATTCGAGCCGAGTTGTATCCCAGTAAGGCTGGTATGTGGGGACTGGTGGTGAAGAGTTTTGCGGATGTTATACTCCTCACCTTGGCGGTTCACGAGGCGGTCAGCAGTTCCCGAGTGGTTCGGCGTTTGAGCTTGGAGAACTGTCCCATCAGCGATTACAAGGAGTGGCATGTAAAGGTGAGTCTATCTAAactctttattaatattttaatactctatgtttttcttttcagTGGGAAATGTTCCTGAGTCGCCTGAACTTCTTTGAATTTCGCGTTAGACCCTTGGGATTGTTTGAGGTCTCCAACGAAGTAATCCTGCTATTTCTGTCCAGCATGATAACTTATTTTACTTATGTGGTTCAGTACGGCATGCAAACCAATCTTTTGTGAATTGTAATCAGTAcctatttaataattttgattaCGACCTTTTTAACTGGTTTAACCTATGTATACCATTTATCAATAATAATATCAACGGGCTTGTTTCGCTGTCATTAGctaaattgaaaaacaaatcCAGATAGGGGTCAAAAAGAACGGGGAGTGACTGCTGCTCAACCAATCGGCAAACTAATTACTTAATGGGTAAGTAAAGTATATGGACGGCTTTACCTATTGAGGTCTGTTAGTAATGAAGGGAATACGGAGCTGCCTAAACGTTTCCAGGATCTCTGGATTGCTGCTACAAAGTTGCTTTCTCTATGGCACTGTTTTTGGAGTGATTACCTTTCGAATCGAAAGGTTTTTTTTCAAAGGTTTTCACCCTGGATCCTGCTGACTATATTGTGCGATTTTTACACCTCCATTGGCACTGGTATTATTATGCATCTGTGTTTTGTTGGCTACCTCAGCATAGGTGTCCTTTACAAGGACCTGAACAATTATGTGGACTGCCAGTTGAGGGCACAATTGAGTTCCCTGAGCGAAGACGACCTTGGATCGAATCCACAGCCTACCCGAGAAGCCATCTCCAATTTGGACAAGTGCTTAGCTCTTTATGAGGAAATTCATCAGGTGTCTCGGAGATTCCAGAAAATCTTCAACCTGCCACTTTACCTCACCTTGGCCCAGAGCCTCTTTGCCATGGCCATGGTTTCCTATCACGCCATTCTGCGCAGGAAGTACATCTTTAATTTGTGGGGTTTGGTCATCAAGTTACTCATCGATGTGGTGCTGCTTACTATGGCTGTGCATTCGGCTGTTAGTGGTTCTCGGCTGGTAAAGCGTCTGAGCCTTGAGAATTTCTATGTGACTGAGAGCAAGGATCATCACCAGAAGGTAATAATatgtttcttattatttttacaaatgttagtaaaaaataagaaaggtGCCATATTATACATAGGCAATATATAAATAACTCagggattttattttattaagagAAAGAATTTCATACTATATTCAAAGATTAATTTGCCATGCTtcgaggattggaaaaacgtTGGAATAAGTGAATTTTACCAGGAGAGGATTGGGTCGATGGGATAGCTTTCCAAGTAGTAGATTTCCAAGTCTTTTATTATTCACAGTAAATATTGCCttcaagaaatatatataaaaataattattacatttGCTGATCTTcttgatttgaaaatatattatttatagcttccaatttaaatattttcatgccATATCATACACATATCGTTGATTTATCTTTCCTTCCTCCAGCTAGAGCTTTTCCTAAGCCGCCTTCACCACCAGGAGCTGCAGGTGCGACCTCTGGGCCTCTTCGAGGTCTCCAACGAGCTGACCCTGTTCTTTCT is a window of Drosophila biarmipes strain raj3 chromosome 3R, RU_DBia_V1.1, whole genome shotgun sequence DNA encoding:
- the LOC108031017 gene encoding putative gustatory receptor 93c; its protein translation is MIERLRKVSLPVVSSAILVCSYHYARLLGVVCFDIGQRTSDKSLVGRNRYRFKWYCLSLRLVSATSVCCFCAPYVAEIVDPYERMLQCLRLSASLICGICIIAVQIGYEKELLRMINSFLRLFQRVRRLSSLKRIGFGGKREFFLLLIKFICLVYELYCELCQLGSLHTYLSWVTMLFEIILEVGSLMIIHIGFFGYLSIAALYSEINRFVRVELRRQLRSLERPGGGPVSRRQLRIVENRLDECISVYDEIERVGRLFHRLLEIPVLIILVGKIFATTVLSYEVIIRAELYPSKAGMWGLVVKSFADVILLTLAVHEAVSSSRVVRRLSLENCPISDYKEWHVKWEMFLSRLNFFEFRVRPLGLFEVSNEVILLFLSSMITYFTYVVQYGMQTNLL
- the LOC108031018 gene encoding LOW QUALITY PROTEIN: putative gustatory receptor 93b (The sequence of the model RefSeq protein was modified relative to this genomic sequence to represent the inferred CDS: deleted 2 bases in 1 codon), with amino-acid sequence MGLLVMKGIRSCLNVSRISGLLLQSCFLYGTVFGVITFRIERFFQRFSPWILLTILCDFYTSIGTGIIMHLCFVGYLSIGVLYKDLNNYVDCQLRAQLSSLSEDDLGSNPQPTREAISNLDKCLALYEEIHQVSRRFQKIFNLPLYLTLAQSLFAMAMVSYHAILRRKYIFNLWGLVIKLLIDVVLLTMAVHSAVSGSRLVKRLSLENFYVTESKDHHQKLELFLSRLHHQELQVRPLGLFEVSNELTLFFLSAMVTYLTFLVQYGMQSQQM